A section of the Oryza sativa Japonica Group chromosome 1, ASM3414082v1 genome encodes:
- the LOC4325115 gene encoding putative disease resistance protein RGA1 produces the protein MAEGALASTIVRQVLTKFGSSVWDELALLCTFRADLAAMEAQFATIRAVLADAAVRDWLRRLRDVAHDIDDFLDACHTDLRRGEGGGDCSVCGGLTPRSFAMAHRLRSLRRELGAVAASKDRFSLSPDARPPASRQLPSVPLMRETISMVDEAKTVGRSADKERLMRMVLDAAGDDDDDDDDGVSVIPIVGIGGLGKTTLAQLAFNDRRANDEVFDPRIWVSMSAGFSLATLVQAVHPIVAAPSERCDLATTTTTNLEAIARFLSMAFTGNKYLLVLDDVWSESHDEWERLRLLLRGGKRGSKIIVTTRSRRIGMMVGTVPPLMLKSLSDEDCWELFKRKAFEEADEELYPKLVRIGKEIVPKCGGVPLAAKALGSMLRFKRNEESWIAVRDSEIWQLDKEETILPSLKLSYDQMPPVLKQCFAYCSVFPRNHEIDKGKLIQQWVALGFVEPSKYGCQPVSDKADDCFEHLLWMSFLQEVDQHDLSKKGLEVDGRVKYKIHDLVHDLAQSVAGDEVQIISAKRVNGRTEACRYASLHDDMGSTDVLWSMLRKVRAFHSWGRSLDINLFLHSRFLRVLDLRGSQIMELPQSVGKLKHLRYLDLSSSLISTLPNCISSLHNLQTLHLYNCINLNVLPMSVCALENLEILNLSACNFHSLPDSIGHLQNLQDLNLSLCSFLVTLPSSIGTLQSLHLLNLKGCGNLEILPDTICSLQNLHFLNLSRCGVLQALPKNIGNLSNLLHLNLSQCTDLESIPTSIGRIKSLHILDLSHCSSLSELPGSIGGLHELQILILSHHASSLALPVSTSHLPNLQTLDLSWNLSLEELPESIGNLHSLKTLILFQCWSLRKLPESITNLMMLESLNFVGCENLAKLPDGMTRITNLKHLRNDQCRSLKQLPNGFGRWTKLETLSLLMIGDKHSSITELKDLNNLTGELRIECWSHKMDLTTAAKRANWRNKKKLSKLTLLWTIPCSADDFENVETFLEVLVPPENLEVLEIDGYMGTRFPSWMMKSMESWLPNLVSLDLSNIPNCSCLPPLRHIPYLQSLHLRYMAGVHSMSSEILVKRQKCVLYQSLKELHFEDMPNLETWPTSAATDDRATQPEGSMFPVLKTVTATGCPKLRPKPCLPDAITDLSISDSSEILSVRKMFGSSSSTSASLLRRLWIRKSDVSSSEWKLLQHRPKLEELTIEYCEMLRVLAEPIRYLTTLRKLKISNCTELDALPEWIGDLVALESLQISCCPKLVSIPKGLQHLTALEELTVTACSSELNENCRKDTGKDWFKICHIPNIVIS, from the coding sequence ATGGCGGAGGGTGCTCTCGCCTCGACCATCGTGAGGCAGGTGCTGACCAAGTTCGGCTCCTCCGTCTGGGACGAGCTCGCGCTCCTCTGTACCTTCAGGGCGGACCTCGCGGCCATGGAGGCCCAGTTCGCCACCATCCGCGCCgtgctcgccgacgccgccgtccgcgaCTGGCTCCGCAGGCTCAGGGACGTCGCCCACGACATCGACGACTTCCTCGACGCCTGCCACACCGacctccgccgcggcgagggcgggggCGACTGCTCCGTGTGCGGCGGCCTCACGCCGCGCTCGTTCGCCATGGCGCACAGGCTGAGGTCCCTCAGGCGCGAGCtgggcgccgtcgccgcatcCAAGGACAGGTTCTCCCTGAGCCCCgacgcccgcccgcccgcgtcGCGGCAGCTCCCCTCCGTCCCACTCATGCGCGAGACCATCTCCATGGTCGACGAGGCCAAGACGGTGGGGAGGAGCGCGGACAAGGAGAGGCTCATGAGGATGGTCCTCGACGcggcgggcgacgacgacgacgacgacgacgacggcgtctcCGTCATCCCCATCGTCGGCATCGGCGGCCTCGGCAAGACGACGCTGGCGCAGCTGGCGTTCAACGACCGGAGGGCCAACGACGAGGTGTTCGACCCCCGGATCTGGGTCTCCATGTCCGCCGGCTTCAGCCTCGCCACGCTGGTCCAGGCCGTGCACCCCATCGTCGCCGCGCCCAGCGAGAGGTGCGACCTCGCCACCACAACCACCACCAACCTGGAGGCCATCGCGCGCTTCTTGTCCATGGCGTTCACGGGGAACAAGTACCTGCTGGTCCTCGACGACGTGTGGAGCGAGAGCCACGACGAGTGGGAGCGGCTGAGGCTGCTCCTCAGGGGCGGCAAGCGGGGCAGCAAGATCATcgtgacgacgcggagccggagGATCGGCATGATGGTGGGCACCGTGCCGCCATTGATGCTCAAGAGCCTCTCTGATGAGGATTGCTGGGAGCTGTTCAAGAGGAAGGCCTTTGAGGAAGCAGATGAGGAATTGTACCCAAAATTGGTCAGGATAGGGAAGGAGATTGTCCCCAAATGCGGCGGCGTGCCGCTGGCGGCGAAGGCCCTTGGGAGCATGCTGAGGTTCAAGAGGAATGAGGAATCATGGATTGCTGTCAGGGACAGTGAGATTTGGCAGCTGGATAAGGAGGAGACCATCTTGCCATCTCTCAAACTCAGCTATGATCAAATGCCACCCGTTCTGAAGCAATGCTTCGCGTATTGCTCGGTGTTTCCTCGAAACCATGAGATTGACAAGGGTAAGCTTATTCAGCAATGGGTTGCTCTTGGCTTTGTTGAACCCTCAAAGTATGGTTGCCAGCCGGTTTCTGATAAAGCGGACGACTGTTTTGAGCACTTGTTGTGGATGTCATTCCTTCAAGAGGTAGACCAACATGATTTGTCAAAGAAAGGATTAGAGGTTGATGGAAGAGTTAAGTACAAAATTCACGACTTGGTGCATGACCTTGCTCAGTCTGTTGCCGGGGATGAAGTTCAGATCATAAGCGCTAAGCGAGTCAATGGGAGGACAGAAGCTTGCCGCTATGCATCATTGCATGATGATATGGGGTCGACCGATGTTCTTTGGAGCATGCTTCGCAAAGTCCGTGCGTTTCATTCCTGGGGCCGTAGTCTTGACATTAATTTATTTCTTCACTCCAGGTTCTTGAGAGTACTAGATTTGCGCGGCAGCCAAATTATGGAGCTCCCTCAATCGGTTGGTAAATTGAAGCATTTGAGATACTTGGACCTTTCTTCATCCCTTATCAGTACTCTGCCCAATTGCATCAGTAGTCTCCACAATTTGCAAACTCTTCATTTATACAATTGCATAAATCTCAATGTGCTGCCCATGTCAGTATGTGCCCTTGAGAACCTAGAAATCTTGAATCTTTCAGCTTGCAACTTCCATAGCTTGCCAGATTCTATAGGACATCTTCAAAACCTACAAGATCTTAACTTGTCCCTTTGCAGTTTCCTTGTGACATTACCTAGCTCTATTGGTACACTCCAAAGTTTGCATTTGCTGAACTTGAAAGGATGTGGCAACCTTGAAATTCTACCTGACACTATATGCAGCCTGCAAAATTTACATTTCTTGAACCTTTCACGATGTGGTGTTCTCCAAGCACTGCCCAAAAATATTGGTAACCTTTCAAATTTGTTGCACCTGAATTTATCACAATGCACTGATCTTGAATCAATCCCAACCTCAATAGGTCGCATTAAGAGCTTGCATATTCTGGATCTGTCTCACTGTAGTAGTCTGTCAGAGTTACCAGGATCCATTGGTGGTCTTCATGAACTTCAGATACTCATTTTATCACACCATGCAAGCAGTTTGGCATTGCCTGTATCAACTAGTCATCTCCCAAACTTGCAGACTTTAGATCTCTCATGGAATCTTAGTCTAGAGGAATTGCCTGAATCAATTGGCAATCTTCATAGTTTGAAGACCCTGATCTTGTTCCAGTGCTGGAGTCTACGTAAGCTGCCTGAGTCTATAACCAACCTCATGATGTTAGAGAGTTTGAACTTTGTTGGCTGTGAAAACCTAGCTAAGTTACCTGATGGCATGACAAGGATCACCAATCTGAAACATTTAAGAAATGACCAATGTCGATCTTTAAAACAACTACCTAATGGATTTGGGCGATGGACTAAACTTGAAACATTGTCCTTACTCATGATAGGTGACAAGCATAGCAGTATCACGGAGCTGAAAGATCTAAACAATCTAACTGGTGAGCTCAGGATTGAATGTTGGTCACACAAGATGGATCTGACAACTGCTGCCAAAAGAGCAAACTGGAGAAATAAGAAAAAACTAAGCAAGTTGACCTTGTTGTGGACCATTCCTTGTTCTGCGGATGATTTTGAAAATGTTGAAACATTTCTTGAAGTTCTTGTGCCACCCGAAAATCTTGAGGTCCTTGAAATAGATGGTTACATGGGCACTAGATTTCCCAGTTGGATGATGAAGAGCATGGAATCATGGCTCCCAAATCTTGTCTCATTAGATTTAAGCAACATTCCTAACTGTAGCTGCCTACCACCCCTCAGACACATCCCTTATCTCCAATCGCTTCATCTCCGATACATGGCCGGTGTCCATAGCATGAGCTCTGAAATTCTTGTGAAAAGACAGAAATGTGTGCTGTACCAGTCACTGAAGGAACTCCATTTTGAAGACATGCCTAACCTAGAGACCTGGCCAACTTCAGCAGCGACAGATGACAGAGCTACTCAGCCAGAAGGATCCATGTTTCCTGTTCTTAAAACTGTAACCGCAACAGGATGCCCAAAGCTCAGGCCGAAACCATGCCTTCCAGATGCTATAACAGATTTGTCAATCTCCGACAGCAGCGAGATATTGTCAGTCAGGAAGATGTTTGGATCATCATCTTCCACATCCGCATCACTTCTGAGGAGATTGTGGATCAGAAAGTCCGATGTATCATCCAGTGAGTGGAAATTGTTGCAGCACAGGCCAAAACTTGAGGAACTAACCATCGAATACTGCGAAATGCTACGTGTTCTTGCAGAACCCATCAGGTACCTTACCACTCTGCGAAAGCTGAAGATCAGCAATTGCACTGAATTGGACGCGCTTCCAGAATGGATTGGTGATCTTGTAGCACTTGAATCTCTTCAAATAAGTTGCTGCCCAAAGTTGGTCTCGATCCCAAAAGGTTTGCAACATTTGACTGCTCTGGAGGAGTTAACTGTCACTGCCTGTAGCTCTGAGTTGAACGAAAACTGCAGGAAAGATACAGGCAAGGATTGGTTCAAGATCTGTCATATCCCAAACATCGTAATCTCGTGA